In the genome of Neodiprion pinetum isolate iyNeoPine1 chromosome 2, iyNeoPine1.2, whole genome shotgun sequence, one region contains:
- the LOC124211478 gene encoding uncharacterized protein isoform X1, with amino-acid sequence MGGGGVSSLHRFQQPNVVSQPGDSLGYIMASKAALSRTERFEPSASVHKSPKYVKSPASVTDAVLLGEIDIMTDDEVEISTEEPVPKKCYFGGTTYTHSQTIPTSDPCSHCLCVAGEVYCWWQDCLLHSEPEDFENFDGSLKSTEIPGAFLSVNSSLGTAATLEADDNETMTTESSELAAQIIEEEGYMDVNSTYQDFGTQSTLPTTCVVMGVEYKEGEALPHSTGNCVQCGCGAAGRVECSPQDCVPLLQPPSGAGVDLSRGMDEIF; translated from the exons ATGGGGGGTGGGGGAGTGTCGTCGCTGCACCGGTTTCAACAGCCTAACGTCGTTAGTCAACCGGGTGATAGTTTAGGGTATATAATGGCTAGTAAGGCTGCACTAAGCCGAACCGAGAGGTTCGAGCCTTCGGCGAGTGTGCATAAGTCGCCAAAGTATGTAaagt CACCAGCCAGCGTGACGGACGCTGTCCTGCTGGGTGAGATCGACATAATGACCGACGACGAGGTTGAAATATCGACTGAAGAACCTGTACCAAAAAAGTGTTACTTTGGGGGAACGACCTACACCCATAGTCAAACG ATACCAACGAGTGATCCGTGTTCGCATTGCCTCTGCGTTGCCGGTGAAGTTTATTGCTGGTGGCAGGACTGCCTTCTCCACTCGGAACCGGAAGACTTTGAGAACTTTGACGGAAGCTTAAAGAGCACCGAGATCCCGGGGGCTTTTTTAAGCGTAAACTCGTCCCTCGGCACTGCTGCGACCTTAGAAGCGGATGACAACGAAACAATGACAACTGAGAGTTCGGAATTAGCGGCTCAAATCATCGAAGAAGAGGGATACATGGATGTAAATTCAACATATCAAGACTTTGGCACCCAGAGCACACTTCCGACGACCTGCGTCGTTATGG GTGTGGAGTACAAGGAAGGTGAAGCGCTGCCACATTCGACCGGAAATTGCGTGCAATGCGGCTGCGGAGCCGCTGGTCGGGTCGAATGTTCCCCGCAGGACTGCGTCCCGCTATTGCAGCCTCCTTCAGGAGCTGGGGTCGATCTATCCAGAGGAATGGACGAGATTTTTTAG
- the LOC124211478 gene encoding uncharacterized protein isoform X2, translating into MIMTVKFLLMVVGLAGNRCYGAPASVTDAVLLGEIDIMTDDEVEISTEEPVPKKCYFGGTTYTHSQTIPTSDPCSHCLCVAGEVYCWWQDCLLHSEPEDFENFDGSLKSTEIPGAFLSVNSSLGTAATLEADDNETMTTESSELAAQIIEEEGYMDVNSTYQDFGTQSTLPTTCVVMGVEYKEGEALPHSTGNCVQCGCGAAGRVECSPQDCVPLLQPPSGAGVDLSRGMDEIF; encoded by the exons CACCAGCCAGCGTGACGGACGCTGTCCTGCTGGGTGAGATCGACATAATGACCGACGACGAGGTTGAAATATCGACTGAAGAACCTGTACCAAAAAAGTGTTACTTTGGGGGAACGACCTACACCCATAGTCAAACG ATACCAACGAGTGATCCGTGTTCGCATTGCCTCTGCGTTGCCGGTGAAGTTTATTGCTGGTGGCAGGACTGCCTTCTCCACTCGGAACCGGAAGACTTTGAGAACTTTGACGGAAGCTTAAAGAGCACCGAGATCCCGGGGGCTTTTTTAAGCGTAAACTCGTCCCTCGGCACTGCTGCGACCTTAGAAGCGGATGACAACGAAACAATGACAACTGAGAGTTCGGAATTAGCGGCTCAAATCATCGAAGAAGAGGGATACATGGATGTAAATTCAACATATCAAGACTTTGGCACCCAGAGCACACTTCCGACGACCTGCGTCGTTATGG GTGTGGAGTACAAGGAAGGTGAAGCGCTGCCACATTCGACCGGAAATTGCGTGCAATGCGGCTGCGGAGCCGCTGGTCGGGTCGAATGTTCCCCGCAGGACTGCGTCCCGCTATTGCAGCCTCCTTCAGGAGCTGGGGTCGATCTATCCAGAGGAATGGACGAGATTTTTTAG
- the LOC124211478 gene encoding uncharacterized protein isoform X3 — MTDDEVEISTEEPVPKKCYFGGTTYTHSQTIPTSDPCSHCLCVAGEVYCWWQDCLLHSEPEDFENFDGSLKSTEIPGAFLSVNSSLGTAATLEADDNETMTTESSELAAQIIEEEGYMDVNSTYQDFGTQSTLPTTCVVMGVEYKEGEALPHSTGNCVQCGCGAAGRVECSPQDCVPLLQPPSGAGVDLSRGMDEIF, encoded by the exons ATGACCGACGACGAGGTTGAAATATCGACTGAAGAACCTGTACCAAAAAAGTGTTACTTTGGGGGAACGACCTACACCCATAGTCAAACG ATACCAACGAGTGATCCGTGTTCGCATTGCCTCTGCGTTGCCGGTGAAGTTTATTGCTGGTGGCAGGACTGCCTTCTCCACTCGGAACCGGAAGACTTTGAGAACTTTGACGGAAGCTTAAAGAGCACCGAGATCCCGGGGGCTTTTTTAAGCGTAAACTCGTCCCTCGGCACTGCTGCGACCTTAGAAGCGGATGACAACGAAACAATGACAACTGAGAGTTCGGAATTAGCGGCTCAAATCATCGAAGAAGAGGGATACATGGATGTAAATTCAACATATCAAGACTTTGGCACCCAGAGCACACTTCCGACGACCTGCGTCGTTATGG GTGTGGAGTACAAGGAAGGTGAAGCGCTGCCACATTCGACCGGAAATTGCGTGCAATGCGGCTGCGGAGCCGCTGGTCGGGTCGAATGTTCCCCGCAGGACTGCGTCCCGCTATTGCAGCCTCCTTCAGGAGCTGGGGTCGATCTATCCAGAGGAATGGACGAGATTTTTTAG
- the ENGase gene encoding cytosolic endo-beta-N-acetylglucosaminidase isoform X2, whose protein sequence is MSSKAENETSRVLTSKPFKTLEELYAGLSNLPPWPEIRDVRKSADYVYSGKDINDVTKLLVKWNRNKKPRTLVCHDMKGGYLDDRFIFGSDAHDSYVFYHWSGVDSFVYFSHYLVTIPPYGWINAAHTHGVKVLGTVITEWTDGERIWKEIFRSEAEIKRFADALITLAKFYKFDGWLINVENKIDEDDIDKLIFFVKYLTNTIHTALEGSEVIWYDSVTVKGELKWQNELNDLNKCFFEVCDGIFLNYNWTDTGLASSRNQAIAGNRVRDIYVGLDVWGRGCPGGGGFQSEYSAKYSEDKPFFNLSVQSPQVSTPSPHLEILNQPEITEPKVVTESNLLNKNETESASEQVLTTESDLKKVVEDIVYDTKSSFVKVHGQSIAFTSTTLNSELNYFKYCRSCSFNGGGCLEIITSNPRLFHRLFLIQVTSSHGIQVSIVYSMENCAQDQCELMLVAGDDGNLKLISKYQTEELDYPWKKNLYITNFERITEIGVAASKEGRITLGEIVVQDKQPGYRDNQDLGTLISDVNY, encoded by the exons ATGTCGAGTAAGGCCGAAAACGAAACGAGTCGGGTTCTAACCTCAAAACCGTTCAAAACTCTGGAGGAGCTTTATGCCGGCTTAAGTAATTTACCGCCCTGGCCCGAGATCCGAGATGTGCGAAAATCGGCGGATTATGTTTACTCGggaaaagatatcaacgatGTGACAAAACTGTTGGTCAAGTGGAACCGCAACAAGAAACCGAGGACCCTTGTGTGCCACGACATGAAAGGTGGATATCTCGATGACAG GTTCATCTTTGGATCAGACGCCCATGATTCGTACGTTTTTTACCACTGGAGCGGAGTGGACAGCTTTGTATATTTTAGCCACTACTTAGTGACTATACCACCTTATGGTTGGATCAACGCAGCACATACTCACGGTGTCAAAGTCCTCGGAACTGTTATAACAGAGTGGACAGACGGTGAGAGAATATGGAAAGAAATATTCAGATCAGAAGCAGAAATAAAGAGGTTTGCCGACGCTCTGATAACTCTTgccaaattttacaaattcgaCGGGTGGTTGATCAATGTGGAGAATAAGATTGACGAAGACGATATTGacaaattaatattctttGTCAAGTACCTTACGAACACTATTCACACTGCACTCGAAGGTTCGGAAGTTATTTGGTATGATAGCGTTACTGTGAAAGGAGAACTCAAGTGGCAGAACGAGCTGAACGATTTAAACAA ATGCTTTTTTGAGGTGTGTGAcggtatatttttaaattataattggACTGATACTGGCCTAGCCAGTAGCCGCAATCAAGCAATTGCGGGAAATCGTGTTAGAGACATTTATGTAGGACTGGATGTCTGGGGTCGAGGCTGTCCTGGCGGAGGTGGATTCCAGTCTGAatat tctgCAAAATATTCTGAAGATAAACCCTTCTTCAATTTGAGTGTCCAGTCTCCTCAAGTATCAACGCCGTCGCCGCACCTTGAAATATTAAACCAGCCAGAAATAACAGAGCCCAAGGTTGTGACAGAGTCGAATCtgctgaataaaaatgaaaccgaGTCTGCGTCAGAGCAGGTTTTAACTACGgaatcagatttaaaaaaagtagTCGAAGACATTGTGTACGATACGAAGAGCAGCTTTGTAAAAGTACATGGCCAATCCATTGCTTTTACGAGCACAACTCTTAACTCTGAGTTAAATTACTTCAAGTATTGCAGAAGTTGTTCGTTCAATGGCGGAGGGTGTCTGGAAATAATCACGAGTAACCCTCGCCTGTTTCATAG GCTATTTCTTATTCAAGTCACTTCTTCACACGGCATTCAAGTTAGCATCGTCTACAGCATGGAGAATTGCGCACAAGATCAATGCGAGCTGATGCTCGTTGCAGGGGATGATGGGAATTTAAAGTTGATAAGTAAATACCAAACGGAGGAATTGGACTAtccttggaaaaaaaa tttgtACATCACGAATTTTGAAAGGATTACAGAGATTGGAGTAGCAGCATCAAAGGAAGGACGAATAACACTCGGAGAAATTGTTGTCCAGGACAAACAACCTG GCTACCGTGATAACCAGGACTTGGGAACTTTAATATCTGACGTCAACTATTAG
- the ENGase gene encoding cytosolic endo-beta-N-acetylglucosaminidase isoform X1 has translation MSSKAENETSRVLTSKPFKTLEELYAGLSNLPPWPEIRDVRKSADYVYSGKDINDVTKLLVKWNRNKKPRTLVCHDMKGGYLDDRFIFGSDAHDSYVFYHWSGVDSFVYFSHYLVTIPPYGWINAAHTHGVKVLGTVITEWTDGERIWKEIFRSEAEIKRFADALITLAKFYKFDGWLINVENKIDEDDIDKLIFFVKYLTNTIHTALEGSEVIWYDSVTVKGELKWQNELNDLNKCFFEVCDGIFLNYNWTDTGLASSRNQAIAGNRVRDIYVGLDVWGRGCPGGGGFQSEYALRKIREHHLSVAIFAPGWTHEYLGPKTFIDTENLFWAQLFPYLYIHVPLYDNETFRTSLCLGVGLMNYRLGQSAKYSEDKPFFNLSVQSPQVSTPSPHLEILNQPEITEPKVVTESNLLNKNETESASEQVLTTESDLKKVVEDIVYDTKSSFVKVHGQSIAFTSTTLNSELNYFKYCRSCSFNGGGCLEIITSNPRLFHRLFLIQVTSSHGIQVSIVYSMENCAQDQCELMLVAGDDGNLKLISKYQTEELDYPWKKNLYITNFERITEIGVAASKEGRITLGEIVVQDKQPGYRDNQDLGTLISDVNY, from the exons ATGTCGAGTAAGGCCGAAAACGAAACGAGTCGGGTTCTAACCTCAAAACCGTTCAAAACTCTGGAGGAGCTTTATGCCGGCTTAAGTAATTTACCGCCCTGGCCCGAGATCCGAGATGTGCGAAAATCGGCGGATTATGTTTACTCGggaaaagatatcaacgatGTGACAAAACTGTTGGTCAAGTGGAACCGCAACAAGAAACCGAGGACCCTTGTGTGCCACGACATGAAAGGTGGATATCTCGATGACAG GTTCATCTTTGGATCAGACGCCCATGATTCGTACGTTTTTTACCACTGGAGCGGAGTGGACAGCTTTGTATATTTTAGCCACTACTTAGTGACTATACCACCTTATGGTTGGATCAACGCAGCACATACTCACGGTGTCAAAGTCCTCGGAACTGTTATAACAGAGTGGACAGACGGTGAGAGAATATGGAAAGAAATATTCAGATCAGAAGCAGAAATAAAGAGGTTTGCCGACGCTCTGATAACTCTTgccaaattttacaaattcgaCGGGTGGTTGATCAATGTGGAGAATAAGATTGACGAAGACGATATTGacaaattaatattctttGTCAAGTACCTTACGAACACTATTCACACTGCACTCGAAGGTTCGGAAGTTATTTGGTATGATAGCGTTACTGTGAAAGGAGAACTCAAGTGGCAGAACGAGCTGAACGATTTAAACAA ATGCTTTTTTGAGGTGTGTGAcggtatatttttaaattataattggACTGATACTGGCCTAGCCAGTAGCCGCAATCAAGCAATTGCGGGAAATCGTGTTAGAGACATTTATGTAGGACTGGATGTCTGGGGTCGAGGCTGTCCTGGCGGAGGTGGATTCCAGTCTGAatat GCATTGCGAAAGATAAGAGAACACCATCTGTCTGTGGCTATATTCGCACCAGGATGGACCCACGAATATCTCGGCCCAAAAACATTTATAGACACAGAGAATTTGTTTTGGGCCCAACTTTTCCCCTATCTTTACATCCACGTACCTCTATACGATAACGAGACATTTAGAACATCATTGTGTCTGGGAGTTGGTTTAATGAATTATCGCCTAGGTCAG tctgCAAAATATTCTGAAGATAAACCCTTCTTCAATTTGAGTGTCCAGTCTCCTCAAGTATCAACGCCGTCGCCGCACCTTGAAATATTAAACCAGCCAGAAATAACAGAGCCCAAGGTTGTGACAGAGTCGAATCtgctgaataaaaatgaaaccgaGTCTGCGTCAGAGCAGGTTTTAACTACGgaatcagatttaaaaaaagtagTCGAAGACATTGTGTACGATACGAAGAGCAGCTTTGTAAAAGTACATGGCCAATCCATTGCTTTTACGAGCACAACTCTTAACTCTGAGTTAAATTACTTCAAGTATTGCAGAAGTTGTTCGTTCAATGGCGGAGGGTGTCTGGAAATAATCACGAGTAACCCTCGCCTGTTTCATAG GCTATTTCTTATTCAAGTCACTTCTTCACACGGCATTCAAGTTAGCATCGTCTACAGCATGGAGAATTGCGCACAAGATCAATGCGAGCTGATGCTCGTTGCAGGGGATGATGGGAATTTAAAGTTGATAAGTAAATACCAAACGGAGGAATTGGACTAtccttggaaaaaaaa tttgtACATCACGAATTTTGAAAGGATTACAGAGATTGGAGTAGCAGCATCAAAGGAAGGACGAATAACACTCGGAGAAATTGTTGTCCAGGACAAACAACCTG GCTACCGTGATAACCAGGACTTGGGAACTTTAATATCTGACGTCAACTATTAG
- the ENGase gene encoding uncharacterized protein ENGase isoform X3, with translation MTENHTTMEADLTVRSQNSNDSKISGDSKDSKTSSTMQSKHSKEVLISKKQEETETKDDSNLLMLMSCGQLLLGVILVVFGVLVLVHGASLGNSGAGLWAGAGALVAGALGVVATLTTSADKESLQYSGFSSAHLASSLIALALSNMAAITALTSVVRDSQRSNPEINLLETTNDDDSVMGVDHRWAGLMASIGLLIASLIELLISGYSCVKLAPRLCGCLKGSSPPVSGQGQLKTHNMVHQWVSSHPKSQQIYLVQPIMSVQPVLPTPYGMATIPKKYQTLIPATGTFPPHSMYHSMPAPCCKMARGPIYPPNPHYHPQMVRIKRKRYAMPEHESNSLPNHRTKPVSPMSQQEVGKAEAFMPSTDQVDLSQTYTGLDKKMSEEFISIAMDPDKKSKASSSNTSEISSAARNSPATLPESKF, from the exons atgaCGGAGAATCATACTACAATGGAAGCAGACTTAACAGTGAGGAgtcaaaattcaaacgacTCAAAAATATCCGGTGATTCAAAGGATTCAAAAACGAGCAGCACAATGCAGTCCAAACATTCCAAAGAAGTTctaatttcgaaaaaacaagaagaaaccGAAACTAAGGATGACTCGAATTTACTGATGCTTATGTCCTGCGGTCAGCTGCTGCTTG GTGTTATTCTTGTGGTGTTTGGCGTATTGGTCCTGGTACACGGAGCTTCATTGGGAAATTCAGGAGCGGGACTATGGGCAGGAGCTGGAGCTCTGGTCGCAGGTGCCTTAGGGGTTGTTGCCACTTTGACGACTTCAGCTGATAAAGAGAGCCTTCAATACTCGGGGTTCTCCTCTGCCCATTTGGCATCTAGTTTAATAGCTCTGGCTCTTTCGAACATGGCTGCAATCACGGCGCTCACTTCCGTCGTAAGGGATTCACAGAGGTCTAATCCTGAGATAAATCTTTTAGAAACGACG AATGACGATGACTCTGTAATGGGTGTTGACCACAGATGGGCAGGATTGATGGCTAGCATTGGTCTTCTGATAGCGAGCCTCATTGAATTACTCATTTCTGGGTACAGCTGCGTTAAGCTTGCGCCCCGCCTGTGCGGCTGCTTGAAAGGATCTTCTCCGCCTGTCTCAGGTCAGGGTCAATTGAAAACGCACAACATGGTACACCAGTGGGTTTCATCGCATCCCAAATCCCAGCAGATATATCTGGTACAGCCCATTATGTCTGTACAACCCGTGTTACCA aCTCCGTACGGCATGGCGACGATAcctaaaaaatatcaaacacTTATACCAGCAACAGGGACATTTCCTCCACATTCCATGTATCATTCCATGCCTGCACCTTGTTGTAAAATGGCAAGAGGTCCGATTTATCCACCAAATCCTCATTACCATCCACAAATG GTACGCATCAAGCGAAAGAGATACGCAATGCCAGAACATGAATCGAACAGTTTACCGAACCATCGTACAAAGCCAGTATCTCCCATGTCACAGCAAGAAGTTGGAAAAGCTGAAGCTTTTATGCCAAGTACAGATCAGGTTGATTTGTCTCAGACATATACTGGCTTGGACAAAAAAATGTctgaagaatttatttcaatcgcCATGGATCCAGATAAAAAATCTAAAGCTTCGAGCAGCAATACAAGCGAAATTAGCTCAGCTGCCAGAAATTCTCCTGCAACATTGCCAGAATCGAAGTTTTGA